In Granulicella mallensis MP5ACTX8, the sequence AGATTCCGCTCCCAGCAATAGTCCTACCGGTCTGTTTGGTGGCGCTAACTACCCAGGCGTCTTGAATGTGCCTATCAATGCTCCAGGCTACAACGTTGTGGGTAACCTGACCTGGACAATCTCTCCAAAGATGGTGAACGAACTGGAGTTTGCGTACTCCCAGGGAGGCATCAAAGGTGGATTGAATGGTGCTGGAAATTCACCCAGCGTCCTTGCCTCGCTGACCAACCAGCAGGCCTATCCCGACCCCTACGGACGTATTCCAGGCGTGACGCTGCTGGATTCCTCGGTTACCGGCGTATCGCAAGGCAATGCTCCATACAACGAGCGCAATCTGGACCGCAACATCTTTGACAACTTTACGGTAACCTTGGGCAATCACACGCTGCATGCCGGTGTTACTGTCCAACAGATGTTGAAGACCGAGAACGGCGGCGGCGGAAATCCAAACTTCCAATTCAATACATGGGGAGATTTTCTGCTGGGCAATGTGGCACTGTACACACAGGGCAGCCGCGATATCGTTCCAGACCTTCAATTCTGGAACACGGAAGCCTATATCCAGGACGACTGGAAAGCGACCCACAACTTGAATGTGAATCTAGGCCTTCGCTGGACACGATTCCCTTCGCCCGGAGATGTAAACGATACACTCACCAACTTTGATCCGACGGTGTACGACCCGAAGAAAGCGCCGCTTCTCGATGGCAATGGAAACTTTGTGGCCGGGCAGGCTTTCACGTCGGCAAATTATGCCAATGGAATGATCTTTCCCACGGGCTCTGCTTGCGCAGCCGCTCAGGCCATCACCTCTCAGGCCTCCTGCTCTCCCTATGGCGGCATCGTGAACCCAAACAATAACTGGAACTTTGCGCCCCGCGTGGGCTTTGCCTACGATCTCTACGGGAACGGGAAGACTGTTTTGCGCGGCGGGTTCGGCATATTCTTCGATCGCACCCTGGACGGCATCTGGGAACAGAACGCGTTCAGCGATCCACCGCTGGTGCAAACGACGACGATCAGCAACACGTCATTTGATAATCCTTTGGGTACTGGTGCTGCGGTGCCTGCTCTTGGACCAAATGCTCTTACGACAACGGGCGATCCCACCTTCAAGGTTCCCTCCTACACCGACTACAACCTTTCACTGCAACAACAACTGGCTCCCACGACCGTGCTTGAAATTGCCTATGTGGGTTCGGTCTCTCGTCACCTGCTGGGAGAGCTGGATTTGAATATGCCCACGCTAGCTACCCGTGAAGAAAATCCGTTAGCTCCTCTCAACAACATCCGTCCCTATCTGGGGTATTCGGATTTCCATACCCGGCTTCCCGTCTTCACCTCCAACTACAACTCGCTACAGGTACAGTTGACTCACAAGTCGCGAGACCTAAACTTAGGTATCGCCTATACCTGGTCTAAAAATCTGTCGGATCAAGCCAATGATCGCGGCACAGCCAATACCTATACCTACGATCCGAAACTGGACTACGGACCTTCTTCCATCAATGAACCGCAGATCTTTATCGCCAACTTCGTCTATAAGGAACCCTTCCTCCGTGAGCAACATGGATTGCTTGGGCACGTATTGGGCGGCTGGGAGATTTCGGGTATTACCAACTTCCAATCCGGACTGTCCACCACACTCTCTCAGAACACCGATCCCTTCGCTTGCACCCCTCCAGGCAATAACAACCCCGCAGGCACTGCCACTCCCCTCTGCGCGGCCACCAATGCAGGAGGACCCTATCCCGGCGGTTTGGGCATGGTAAATCCAAATGCAGATATTCTGCCTCGTCCCGATCAGATAGCTCCAGTCCACTTAACCAAGACAAAGGCTCAATGGTTCACAACGAGTTCTTTCATACCGGCAGAGGGCCATTTCGGCACTGCTCCGGTTGGCGGCTTCCTGAGCCCGGGACTGGAAAAGATTGATCTGGGCTTGCTGAAGAACTTCAAAATCACACAGCGAGCCAATCTTCAAATGCGCGCTGAGACCTTCAACGTCTTCAACCACACCAACTTCTCGACCCTGGACACGGGCATTGCGGATGGAACCTTTGGACAAGCCACAGCCGCTCATTCGCCGCGTATCATGCAGTTCAGCGGAAAGCTCTACTTCTAACCCCTAACCGAAACAGTAAGGACAAGGCCGGAGCGCAAGCTTCGGCCTTCCTTTATCTCCAGGGCCTGTCATCAAACTTTTTTCCGTGCTAATCCAACTGCAAACGCCAAGTGTGCCAATTGACGCAAAGGAAACTCCGAGCAAACTTGGCGTCCTTCGCGCACTTGGCGTTTGCAGTTCGAGGACCCACCCTGGCTCTATACAATTCTCTTTTCCAAGCATTGCCATACGATTCCACAATCAAGAAGGTGCCATGTTCCGTTCAGATATGAGACGTACGAGTTGCGCAGTCTTTATGTTCTCTTTCATGTTGCTCGCCGGCAACTCAGCGAAGGCCCAGACACCACTCCCCCTCATTCCTCTTCCTGCAACGGCAGTGGAGGGAACCGGCAGTCTGTCCGTCGATCATGGATTGCAGGTTGTCTTGGAGGGCTACACGGAACCGCGCCTTGAACGGGCGCGTGCGCGATTCCTAGACACCTTGTCCCGAGAGATCGGAACTTCCGGCGTACCTCCCCAGACTGTTGCAGGCGGAAAGCTCATCATCAAGACGGCTGGACCGAGTGCACCCGTACAACAACTTGGCGAAGATGAGTCGTACCATCTGGAGATCACCACCACAGGAGCACACCTCACTGCTCCGACTCCCCTTGGCGTACTACATGGGTTACAGACATTTCTGCAACTGGTCCACAGCACTCCTGAAGGCTACGCGGTTACAGGCGTAACGATCGACGACAAGCCGCGCTTTCCCTGGCGCGGACTCATGATCGATACAGGGCGTCACTTCATGCCGCTCGATGTCCTCCGGCAGAACCTCGATGGTATGGAGGCCGTGAAGATGAATGTCTTTCACTGGCACCTCTCCGAAGACCAGGGCTTTCGAGTAGAGAGCAAGACCTTTCCCCTGCTCCAGGAGAAAGGTTCAGACGGTCTGTACTATACGCAGGACCAGGTTCGAGGCATCCTCGAGTACGCTCATGACCGCGGCATTCGCGTCGTCCCGGAGTTCGATATGCCAGGCCATGCAACCGCATGGTTCGTCGGCTATCCCAACCTCGCGAGCGGCAGCGGGCCCTACAAGATTGAGCGTCATTGGGGGATCTTCGATCCGGCGATGGACCCTACCCGTGAGAGCACCTACCAGTTTCTTGATCAGCTCCTCGGAGAGATGACGGCCCTCTTCCCCGACGCCTATTTCCATATAGGAGGCGATGAGTGTAACGGCAAGGAGTGGGATGCCAATCCCCGCATCAAGCAGTACATGCAGACCCACCACATCAAGGATGACGCCGGTCTGCAAGCGTATTTCACCAGCAGAGTGCAGCAGCTCGTTACGAAGCGTCACAAGATTACGGTAGGTTGGGATGAGTTGCTGCAACCGGATACGCCTCGCGATGTCGTGATCCAATCATGGCGCGGTCAGGATTCCCTGGCAGAAGCTGCACGGCGCGGCTATCGTGGGCTTTTATCGGCAGGCTACTACATCGATCTGAACCAATCGGCAGCGGACCATTATGCGGTAGATCCTCTCGTGAACGGCAAGGCCAAGTTATCCCCTGCGGAGGAAGCCAATATTCTCGGTGGTGAAGCGACCATGTGGACGGAGTACGCCACTCCTGAAAACATAACCGGCAAAATCTGGCCGCGAACCGCCGCCATCGCAGAGCGACTCTGGTCGGCTCAGAGCGTGAAGGATGCCGACTCCATGTACCGGCGTATCGATACGCTCTCGCAAAATTTCGCTTACTACGGCTTGCCCTATCAGGGTGTCAGAGAGCAGATGTTGAGGAGGTTGAATAGCTATAGCGATCCGAAGGCACTACAGATTCTTGCAAGCGTAGTGCAGCCTCCCAGGGACTATGCTCGAGAAGAGCTGCGAGCCTACGATGCCTTCTATCCCTTGAATCGACTCGTCGACACGGTTCCCCCCGAAAGCAACAAGGCACGGGAGTTCAATGAACTTGCCGCGCGAATCGCCGCAGGAAAGGCCGCCCCAGAAGACTGGCGGAAGGCGCGTCAATGGCTGGCGTTGTGGCGCGACAACGATGCAGCTCTCCAGCCCTCCCTGCCGAAATCTACCTTGACGGCTGAGTTAGCACCGCTGTCTCACAACCTCTCGCAGGCCGCCACCATCGGCTTACTCGCTCTCGATGCCCTGCAAAATAATGCGCCTGTTAGCGCCGAAATGCAAAAACAACAACTGGCTGAACTCAAAGAGCTTGAAAAACCACAGGCTATCCTGCTAAACAGGATCGTCCCAGGCGTGGAGGTGCTGGTAAGCGCAGCCAAGGCCCAATAATCTCTCAGGATGGTGACATGATCTCTCGGCAACGGAAGTGTCTTTGGCCTGCAGTCATCGGACTGCTTATTCTCCAGGCCGTACAGGCGCTCTACATCGTCCATCGCGAATCGCTCACCTTCGACGAAGACAACCACATGTTCGCCGGTTACATGATGTGGAAGGCGGGTGACTACGGTCTCAATCCCGAGCACCCGCCGCTCGTAAAGCTCCTCGCAACTCTTCCCATACTGCATGAGCCCCTTTGGATTCCACCGCAGCAGGGCCGCGATTTCAAAACCGAGGCCTACCTCAGCGGCCGCGACTGGCTGGCTCGCAATGACGGAGCGAGCCAGCGGCTCGTCTTCCGCATGCGAGTCGGCGCGGAACTGCTCGCACTCCTCCTCGCCCTCACTGTTTTCCTTGCGGCACGCGAATGGTTTGGAGATACCGTAGGCCTCGTCGCACTCCTTCTGCTCGTATTCGATCCCAACATCCTGGCGCACTCCGCGCTCGTCACTACAGACGTCGGCGTCTCGCTCTTCTTTCTGGCTTCGATCTTCACCTTCTATCGCTACATCACTCGCCCCACTCTTGTTCGTCTGGGACTCACCGGGATCGCTGTCGGTCTGCTGCTCGCGACCAAGCATTCAGGCATCCTCATCGCACCCATGCTTCTGCTGCTCATCGCATGGGAAATCTTCATTGCGCCGAAGCCTGAGCGTGCCCGCACAGCACTAAGGCTGGCGGGGGCCTTGGCTGCCATCACGGTCATCAGCGTAGTGGTACTGTGGAGCTTCTATGGCTTCCGCTATGCGGCTCGTCCGGCGGGCTTGCAGCTCAGCACGTCGCTGCGCAACTACACAGCGCCGCTCAGCCACTTTCAGGCCGCCGCGGTCCTCACCATCGCGCGCCTTCATCTCCTGCCCGAGTCCTACCTGATAGGTCTCGTCGATGTGAAGCGCATGGCAGAGTTCTATCCCACGTTTATCTTCGGGAAGGTCTACGCGCACGGTCAGTGGTGGTACTTTCCCGCCGTCATCCTCATCAAGACGACGCTTGGGCTTCTCGTATTGCTGGCTCTCGCTACATTCGCCGCACTTACCGGCAAGCTGGAAAAGCGCCGCGAGTTGACCTACATCCTGATTCCCGCGCTGGTCTATCTCGCTATCGCCATCGCCGCCGGCATGAACATCGGAGCACGTCATCTTCTGCCGATGTACGTACTGCTGACGATCTTCGCCGCGGCTGGCGTTGTTACTCTCGCCCGTATCAATCGAGGCTGGGCCGTGGTCTGCACGCTGCTCGTCGCAGCGCACATCGTCTCCTCGCTGATGGTCTTCCCCAACCAGCTGGCCTACGCCAACGAGGCCGTGGGAGGACCGAAGAACCTTCACAACCTGCTAAGTGATGCGAACGTCGACTGGGCGCAGCAGCTCCTGCAGGTCAAACAGTGGCAGGACCGTCATCCTTCAGAAGACTGCTGGTTCGCCTACTTCGCGCGACCGGAGATTGATCCGGCAACCTACGGCATCCACTGCCATGCACTACCCACCATCGATACTTCCTGGCTTGGAGGCTCGGAGATCGTGCCTCCAACGATCAACGGAACCGTACTGATCAGCGCCGGAGACCTTAGCGGCTGCGAGTGGCCCAGCGGCAAACTCAATCCCTATCAGAGCTTCCAATCCCGGCGGCCTGACGAGTCCATCGACGAGGCGGTCTACGTCTATCGCGGAACGTTCGATATGTCCTTTGCCGCAGCCATGAGCCGAGCCCAGCAGAGCCACACTCTCCTCAGGCATCACCAGCCCGAGGAGGCCTTCGCGCTTGCTCACGAAGCAGTAGCCATTCAGCCCACAAATCTCTTCGCTCAGACGGCATTGGGAGATGCAGCCTCCGAGCTCGGCAAGAAGCCCGAAGCGGTGAGCGCCTGGCAGGTGGCAATCGTGGCTGCCCAGGAGCTCGAACAGGATGCTCAAGAGAGCTACATTCCCGATCTGCAGAAGAAGACCAGGCGAGCCGCGCAGTAACTCCGCAACTCTTATTCTTGAAGCTGCCGGAAGCTCGCTTCTAATTTTGCCGTCAACTCCGCCGGTTCTATTCCCTCGGCGGAGAGGGCTTGCCCTACACGGACCACCAAGCGCCCTGAACGGAACCATCCCGTCTTCCCGGCCCGGAGCTCATGCAACCCGATCAAGGCTACCGGCACAATTGGCGCACGCGAGTCTTGGGACAGCAGCCCGATCCCCGGGCGAAAAGGTTGCAGCTTTCCATCCTTGCTCCGGGTTCCCTCCGGAAAGATCAACACTGAATAGCCCCGATCCATCGCCTCTCCCGCATGCGCAAAACTTCTCCGAAACCCTCGCAGGCGAGGCAGCGGAAAGACATTGAACAGTGCCGTGACCAACAGGTACGCCATCGGCGCCAACAGATCGCGTAAGGCACTCCGTTGATTTCGCGCGTAACGAAAATCCATCAGCATCTCGCCTGACATGGCAATCGCCATCCGGCGGCGCAGGCAGCCCGGCAACGCATACAGAACCAACGCCGCGTCGTACGAAGTCACATGATTGGCAATCACCAATACAGGCGTTGGCGGCAATTCATTCGCCACCCTCTCTACTCGCGGCGCAACCAGCAACCAAACCAACGGCCGCATCACCCCTTCAACAAAGGCCACTCGCATCGCCTGCGCCGGCCAACTCCACGGCCATCGAGGATACGCATCTTTCTCCTCCTGTGACGTCGATGCACCTGTCGCAAGCATAGACGGCGCAGCAGGACGATCCTCCGTAACAAAACCGGACCGTACCTGTGATTCCGCAGCAATGCTTCCCTCTACCATCGAGCGCAACTCGCCCAGGGTTTGCACTGCGGCAATCGCATCGTCGGCCGACTCCACACCGAACTCCCGCTCAAGCGTTGATTGCAACTGCACACGTCCGAGGCTGTCCAGATGCAGGTCCTCCGATAGCCGCAGATCATCGGAGCTGGCAGGAGGATGCTCGCCGGTTACTGCAGCAATCAGATTCAGCAGCACATCTTGCGCTGTTGAAGCCGAAGCAGCATCTCCGTTCTGACGCTCCACAATCGTTGCGCGAGCCCACTGCGCCACCTTCCTCCGCAATAGCTTCCCTGTAGAGGTATAAGGAAACTGCGTCTCCGGCCACTTGAGCACGCGTCGAATCTTCTGATAGTCGGCCAGTCCGTGATTCGCCTGACTGGCGGCAACCTGCAACTCCTGATCGTTGCCCCGGAAAAGCGTCACCGCGACCGGCTCCATTCCCACCGCCGTCTGGCATGGCACGACGACACACCCATAGACTCCGGGCTGCTTCGTCATCGCCTCTTCCAGATCGGTGGGATGCACATTCAAGCCCGCACTGGTGACGATCACGTCGCCCTTTCGGCCCGTAAATCTCAACCCGCCGGAGGCTTCCTGCACGGCCAGATCTCCCGTGGCCAACCACTCTCCATCGCGAAGTCGCATCGCTCCGTTCTGCCAGGTTGTCATGGCCAGCATGTCGCCCCGCACCAG encodes:
- a CDS encoding family 20 glycosylhydrolase, with protein sequence MFSFMLLAGNSAKAQTPLPLIPLPATAVEGTGSLSVDHGLQVVLEGYTEPRLERARARFLDTLSREIGTSGVPPQTVAGGKLIIKTAGPSAPVQQLGEDESYHLEITTTGAHLTAPTPLGVLHGLQTFLQLVHSTPEGYAVTGVTIDDKPRFPWRGLMIDTGRHFMPLDVLRQNLDGMEAVKMNVFHWHLSEDQGFRVESKTFPLLQEKGSDGLYYTQDQVRGILEYAHDRGIRVVPEFDMPGHATAWFVGYPNLASGSGPYKIERHWGIFDPAMDPTRESTYQFLDQLLGEMTALFPDAYFHIGGDECNGKEWDANPRIKQYMQTHHIKDDAGLQAYFTSRVQQLVTKRHKITVGWDELLQPDTPRDVVIQSWRGQDSLAEAARRGYRGLLSAGYYIDLNQSAADHYAVDPLVNGKAKLSPAEEANILGGEATMWTEYATPENITGKIWPRTAAIAERLWSAQSVKDADSMYRRIDTLSQNFAYYGLPYQGVREQMLRRLNSYSDPKALQILASVVQPPRDYAREELRAYDAFYPLNRLVDTVPPESNKAREFNELAARIAAGKAAPEDWRKARQWLALWRDNDAALQPSLPKSTLTAELAPLSHNLSQAATIGLLALDALQNNAPVSAEMQKQQLAELKELEKPQAILLNRIVPGVEVLVSAAKAQ
- a CDS encoding AMP-binding protein, yielding MRRRSEGRYHEGMRPNLASLVEDFRRHTTETAVVRHRGNRRYATTYGELARLAGCFAAELERRQIVAGERVVLWGENSAEWIGAFFGCLLRGVIVVPLDAAGSVEFAQRVVADVTPRLIVGDSGLLQSLGMDLPQLPLSALAAQLPPEPLFTVSEAVTAQAPFQIIFTSGTTSEPKGIVHTHRNVLASLQPIEDEIAKYRRYERWVHPLRFLHSLPLSHVFGEFMGLWVPTLLAVEVHFVDQFDAARMIGLIQREHISVLVAVPRVLQLLRAHLLGRFARLAIELEQAKGLSIWKRWWRFRQVHSTLGWKFWAAISGGASLPQELESFWRDLGFALIQGYGMTETAALVTLNHPFHMNRGTIGKALPGREVRLSKEGEILVRGDMLAMTTWQNGAMRLRDGEWLATGDLAVQEASGGLRFTGRKGDVIVTSAGLNVHPTDLEEAMTKQPGVYGCVVVPCQTAVGMEPVAVTLFRGNDQELQVAASQANHGLADYQKIRRVLKWPETQFPYTSTGKLLRRKVAQWARATIVERQNGDAASASTAQDVLLNLIAAVTGEHPPASSDDLRLSEDLHLDSLGRVQLQSTLEREFGVESADDAIAAVQTLGELRSMVEGSIAAESQVRSGFVTEDRPAAPSMLATGASTSQEEKDAYPRWPWSWPAQAMRVAFVEGVMRPLVWLLVAPRVERVANELPPTPVLVIANHVTSYDAALVLYALPGCLRRRMAIAMSGEMLMDFRYARNQRSALRDLLAPMAYLLVTALFNVFPLPRLRGFRRSFAHAGEAMDRGYSVLIFPEGTRSKDGKLQPFRPGIGLLSQDSRAPIVPVALIGLHELRAGKTGWFRSGRLVVRVGQALSAEGIEPAELTAKLEASFRQLQE
- a CDS encoding TonB-dependent receptor gives rise to the protein MFSPLTRGQELAGTFSGTVTDSTGAVIQNANITITQNGVNGEPRIVQSNSSGNYTASNLPAGTYTITVTDPNFETFADRNVVLNVAQKRTINVQLKPGSQSQTVTVEDHPVSVDTESSSQAGTISGTQVRELELVNRNFQQLVTLQPGVVNQLPDQPGFGSLNSTSTISVNGARTGANNWSVDGADINDSGSNTTLLNTPSIDAIQEFTLERSSYDASFGRSGGGQVLVSTRSGTSSFHGDVYEFVRTENTNANSYFNNLTGLPRSPDHYNNYGFTLGGPLYIPHVYNTGKNKTFFFWSEEWRKISTPTTNNVPGATAAELSGTFFSPTALNAPAGCVTSYTPYIAPTAQGGVGSGGVGTININNPNCISKNAQVYLSQIISKFPANFTTVNAQTGFAEGSNITSYTVLNNFRQDLVRIDHYFSDRLHFFARGMEDSAPSNSPTGLFGGANYPGVLNVPINAPGYNVVGNLTWTISPKMVNELEFAYSQGGIKGGLNGAGNSPSVLASLTNQQAYPDPYGRIPGVTLLDSSVTGVSQGNAPYNERNLDRNIFDNFTVTLGNHTLHAGVTVQQMLKTENGGGGNPNFQFNTWGDFLLGNVALYTQGSRDIVPDLQFWNTEAYIQDDWKATHNLNVNLGLRWTRFPSPGDVNDTLTNFDPTVYDPKKAPLLDGNGNFVAGQAFTSANYANGMIFPTGSACAAAQAITSQASCSPYGGIVNPNNNWNFAPRVGFAYDLYGNGKTVLRGGFGIFFDRTLDGIWEQNAFSDPPLVQTTTISNTSFDNPLGTGAAVPALGPNALTTTGDPTFKVPSYTDYNLSLQQQLAPTTVLEIAYVGSVSRHLLGELDLNMPTLATREENPLAPLNNIRPYLGYSDFHTRLPVFTSNYNSLQVQLTHKSRDLNLGIAYTWSKNLSDQANDRGTANTYTYDPKLDYGPSSINEPQIFIANFVYKEPFLREQHGLLGHVLGGWEISGITNFQSGLSTTLSQNTDPFACTPPGNNNPAGTATPLCAATNAGGPYPGGLGMVNPNADILPRPDQIAPVHLTKTKAQWFTTSSFIPAEGHFGTAPVGGFLSPGLEKIDLGLLKNFKITQRANLQMRAETFNVFNHTNFSTLDTGIADGTFGQATAAHSPRIMQFSGKLYF
- a CDS encoding glycosyltransferase family 39 protein is translated as MISRQRKCLWPAVIGLLILQAVQALYIVHRESLTFDEDNHMFAGYMMWKAGDYGLNPEHPPLVKLLATLPILHEPLWIPPQQGRDFKTEAYLSGRDWLARNDGASQRLVFRMRVGAELLALLLALTVFLAAREWFGDTVGLVALLLLVFDPNILAHSALVTTDVGVSLFFLASIFTFYRYITRPTLVRLGLTGIAVGLLLATKHSGILIAPMLLLLIAWEIFIAPKPERARTALRLAGALAAITVISVVVLWSFYGFRYAARPAGLQLSTSLRNYTAPLSHFQAAAVLTIARLHLLPESYLIGLVDVKRMAEFYPTFIFGKVYAHGQWWYFPAVILIKTTLGLLVLLALATFAALTGKLEKRRELTYILIPALVYLAIAIAAGMNIGARHLLPMYVLLTIFAAAGVVTLARINRGWAVVCTLLVAAHIVSSLMVFPNQLAYANEAVGGPKNLHNLLSDANVDWAQQLLQVKQWQDRHPSEDCWFAYFARPEIDPATYGIHCHALPTIDTSWLGGSEIVPPTINGTVLISAGDLSGCEWPSGKLNPYQSFQSRRPDESIDEAVYVYRGTFDMSFAAAMSRAQQSHTLLRHHQPEEAFALAHEAVAIQPTNLFAQTALGDAASELGKKPEAVSAWQVAIVAAQELEQDAQESYIPDLQKKTRRAAQ